AGAAAAACGCTTAAAAGTAGTAAGCAGCACGTTACCTCTGCTCATCAGCATACACTGAACCGTTGGAAACAATGGGCTTGTAGTTAGGAAGAGGAACTTTTCCAGATTCTATATGCATGAGATCTTGCAACAGGATATCATAATGCCTTTTTACTTCCTCAGCTGTTTTTCCACCCACTGCCCTGGCCACCTTTTGCCACCGATCCGGTGTGTCCTCGGGATATAAAACCAGAGCGTCctcaaattttttgttttgcttAAGCGTCCATGAGGAGCTAGAACTTCCTGAAGATTTAAAAGAGCTTGATGCCATTATATAAAGGAAGTTTGGATGGAA
This genomic window from Benincasa hispida cultivar B227 chromosome 4, ASM972705v1, whole genome shotgun sequence contains:
- the LOC120075165 gene encoding protein RADIALIS-like 4, with the translated sequence MASSSFKSSGSSSSSWTLKQNKKFEDALVLYPEDTPDRWQKVARAVGGKTAEEVKRHYDILLQDLMHIESGKVPLPNYKPIVSNGSVYADEQRLMKNLKLQ